From one Musa acuminata AAA Group cultivar baxijiao chromosome BXJ2-6, Cavendish_Baxijiao_AAA, whole genome shotgun sequence genomic stretch:
- the LOC135615531 gene encoding GDSL esterase/lipase At3g26430-like — MAFPQVLPPIASILISSLLLHLAAASAPCAFPAIFNFGDSNSDTGGLSAAFGQAPPPNGETFFRKPAGRYCDGRVIIDFIANSLGLPRLNAYLDSIGTNFSHGANFATAGSTIRPQNTTLFQSGFSPFSLDVQTWQFSQFKSRSQSFLDQGLFKDQLPKKEYFSRALYTFDIGQNDLTAGYFSNMTSEEVKASIPDIVDKFSIAVKSIYWGGGRFFWVHNTGPFGCLAYVLDRLLLRAPEVDRFGCGSPFNEVAQLFNTKLEEAVAQLREDLPLAVFTFVDVYSVKYELISHATKHGFELPLVACCGHGGKYNYNANNGCGSTITVNGTEVVIGKSCKDPSKRIVWDGVHYTEAANRWVFDQIAEGKFSVPHTPLRMACKERAL; from the exons ATGGCTTTTCCTCAGGTGCTACCTCCCATCGCGTCAATCCTCATCAGCTCGCTGCTGCTCCACCTCGCAGCGGCATCTGCTCCTTGCGCCTTCCCGGCCATCTTCAACTTCGGCGACTCTAACTCCGACACCGGAGGGCTGTCCGCCGCCTTCGGCCAGGCCCCGCCGCCCAACGGAGAGACGTTCTTCCGGAAGCCGGCGGGGAGGTACTGCGATGGCCGCGTCATCATCGACTTCATCG CAAACAGCTTGGGGCTTCCTCGTCTCAACGCGTATCTCGATTCGATCGGGACCAACTTCTCCCACGGAGCAAACTTTGCGACGGCGGGGTCGACGATAAGGCCACAGAACACGACCTTGTTCCAATCTGGCTTCAGCCCTTTCTCCTTGGACGTGCAGACCTGGCAATTCTCTCAGTTCAAGTCTCGGTCTCAGTCATTTCTCGATCAAGGACTGTTCAAGGATCAACTGCCCAAGAAGGAATACTTCTCTCGAGCTCTGTACACCTTCGACATTGGGCAAAACGATCTCACAGCAGGCTACTTCAGCAACATGACATCGGAAGAGGTCAAGGCATCCATCCCAGATATCGTCGACAAGTTCAGCATAGCTGTAAAG AGTATCTACTGGGGGGGAGGAAGGTTCTTCTGGGTGCACAACACGGGACCTTTCGGTTGTCTCGCTTACGTTTTGGACCGCCTCCTCCTTAGGGCACCCGAGGTCGATCGATTCGGCTGCGGGTCGCCCTTCAACGAGGTCGCGCAGCTCTTCAACACGAAGCTCGAGGAGGCCGTCGCCCAGCTGCGGGAGGATCTCCCGCTTGCCGTCTTCACCTTCGTAGATGTCTACTCCGTCAAGTATGAGCTCATAAGCCACGCGACCAAGCACG GGTTTGAGCTGCCACTTGTTGCTTGCTGCGGCCATGGCGGCAAGTACAACTACAACGCGAATAATGGCTGCGGGTCGACGATCACGGTGAACGGTACCGAGGTTGTGATTGGGAAATCATGCAAGGATCCATCGAAGAGGATCGTTTGGGATGGAGTTCACTACACGGAGGCGGCAAACAGATGGGTGTTCGATCAAATAGCAGAAGGGAAGTTCTCAGTTCCACATACTCCTTTGAGAATGGCGTGCAAAGAGAGGGCTCTTTGA